One region of Scophthalmus maximus strain ysfricsl-2021 chromosome 15, ASM2237912v1, whole genome shotgun sequence genomic DNA includes:
- the itpka gene encoding inositol-trisphosphate 3-kinase A, with product MPKGSKRKTSKDVGLPGTASTNAGSRLEGRTSAKCQQVCDELLQDAAPVPPSPATGAPRVMDARRVPQVTITPEGGGSSREMQQEDWEDAADGALRRKLSNSSISSTGSSAVESEDDLLSDNESKSKGIITLEHLVDTGESKPWWKLKTIVQWPFSATQRRKLNWVQLAGHKGNFKAAGEGTILKKFSENEMQCFEKLRDDALLPFVPGYHGVVEKDGESFLHMTDLLENFDLPNVMDCKMGVRTYLEEELVRARERPKPREDLYKKMVEVDSEGPTPQEHSQQGVTKPRYMQWRETMSSTNTLGFRIEGIKKCDGTCRTDFKKTRWKQDVIQVFKDFVGGDVNIMKSYLSRLTEIRQALKTSEFFKRHEVIGSSLLFIHDHTGNAQVWIIDFGKTTALPVGQMLNHDIPWQEGNREDGYLWGLENLIQTLESVSNKGTSEQTFCSITKEKSQTVETDGQ from the exons ATGCCCAAAGGGAGCAAGCGGAAGACATCCAAGGACGTCGGGCTCCCGGGGACGGCATCCACTAATGCCGGCTCTCGCCTGGAGGGACGAACCTCCGCGAAGTGCCAGCAGGTCTGCGATGAGCTCCTCCAGGACGCCGCTCCTGTCCCGCCGTCGCCCGCAACTGGTGCGCCGCGTGTGATGGATGCGCGCCGGGTCCCGCAGGTCACCATCACCCCGGAGGGAGGCGGCTCCTCCCGGGAGATGCAGCAGGAGGACTGGGAAGATGCGGCGGACGGTGCCCTGCGCAGGAAACTGTCcaactcctccatctcctccacggGCTCCTCGGCTGTGGAGTCCGAAGATGATTTACTCAGCGACAACGAGAGCAAGAGCAAAGGCATCATCACCCTGGAGCATCTGGTGGACACCGGGGAG AGTAAGCCGTGGTGGAAGTTAAAGACGATTGTTCAATGGCCATTCAGCGCTACACAGAGGAGAAAACTAAACTGGGTTCAGCTCGCTGGGCATAAAG GTAACTTCAAAGCGGCAGGTGAGGGCACCATCCTGAAGAAATTCTCAGAAAACGAGATGCAGTGTTTCGAGAAGCTGAGGGATGACGCGCTGCTCCCATTTGTTCCTGGTTACCATGGTGTTGTGGAAAAAGACGGAGAGTCTTTTCTCCATATGACTGACCTGCTGGAAAACTTTGACCTTCCCAATGTCATGGACTGTAAGATGGGAGTGAG GACATACTTGGAGGAGGAGCTTGTTCGAGCACGAGAACGGCCCAAGCCGAGGGAGGACCTGTACAAGAAaatggtggaggtggacagCGAAGGGCCGACTCCCCAGGAGCATTCCCAACAAGGCGTCACCAAGCCACGCTACATGCAGTGGAGGGAGACCATGAGCTCCACCAACACCCTGGGCTTCAGGATAGAAGGGATCAAG AAATGTGACGGTACATGTCGAACTGACTTCAAGAAAACCAGATGGAAGCAGGATGTCATCCAGGTGTTCAAGGACTTTGTTGGAGGGGACGTTAACATCATG AAGTCTTACCTGAGCAGACTGACGGAGATCCGGCAGGCGCTAAAGACATCAGAGTTCTTCAAGCGACACGAG GTCATTGGCAGCTCTCTCCTCTTTATCCATGACCACACGGGCAATGCACAGGTCTGGATTATTGACTTTGGCAAAACCACAGCGTTACCAGTGGGCCAGATGTTGAACCATGACATTCCCTGGCAGGAAGGCAACCGGGAGGACGGTTACCTGTGGGGGCTGGAAAACCTCATCCAAACATTGGAGTCTGTAAGCAACAAAGGGACCAGTGAACAAACCTTTTGCTCAATTACCAAAGAAAAAAGCCAGACTGTAGAAACAGATGGCCAGTGA